One genomic window of Channa argus isolate prfri chromosome 5, Channa argus male v1.0, whole genome shotgun sequence includes the following:
- the LOC137127139 gene encoding CMRF35-like molecule 8 isoform X3: MMKSFFLLLLSVMAGCDHEYEVNGCRGGWVEFICVYPEGQKTYKQIDVVHRIQTITTTVKDKWENKGRIFLYHNTTAKYLKVLIKQLQPEDFEEDYKCKFNGQSESFKEVELKYEFKNCQTPLPEIVTRTDKVTFTCDMSENLRQNDTVKFFCKENDFFICEDILPTNSSPKSNRRFTVTDTNSGFIISISDVSSEDAGVYWCGVKSDQGNDRSAFRQIQLQVLTPQTTSTPSITTSVASDQTTTGPAETHGDSQVGVTAAVVCAAVLAVVILLVLFFIRSKTRRNKAEKQKNKEQKDHSYAEIQEPPQKTDPGAAMKTVYATANFPTNPSAFMDYSEITFKNISEEVNSNIYSTVRDNDQNSTYATVHDSKPSL; the protein is encoded by the exons ATGatgaagagtttttttctgctccttctttcaGTGATGGCag GTTGTGACCATGAATATGAAGTGAATGGATGCAGAGGAGGATGGGTTGAATTCATATGTGTCTATCCTGAAGGACAAAAAACTTATAAACAGATTGATGTAGTTCATCGCATACAAACAATAACAACCACAGTTAAAGACAAGTGGGAAAACAAAGGCAGAATATTTCTGTACCATaacacaacagcaaaatatCTCAAGGTGTTGATCAAACAACTTCAACCTGAGGATTTCGAAGAAGactacaaatgtaaatttaacgGACAATCTGAGTCATTCAAGGAAGTGGAACTAAAATACG AGTTTAAAAACTGTCAGACTCCACTTCCTGAAATCGTAACCAGAACAGATAAAGTCACCTTCACATGTGATATGTCAGAAAATCTCAGACAAAATGACACAGtcaagtttttctgcaaagAGAACGATTTCTTCATCTGTGAAGACATTTTACCAACAAATTCATCTCCAAAGTCAAACAGGAGGTTCACTGTCACTGACACCAACAGTGGTTTCATCATCTCCATCAGTGATGTGTCCTCAGAGGACGCTGGTGTCTACTGGTGTGGAGTGAAATCAGATCAAGGAAATGATCGTTCAGCTTTTAGACAAATACAACTGCAGGTTCTGA ctcctcaaaCTACATCAACACCGTCGATTACGACTTCTGTTGCTTCAGACCAGACAACTACTGGACCTGCTGAGACTCATG GTGATTCTCAGGTTGGGGTCACAGCTGCAGTCGTCTGTGCAGCTGTTCTGGCGGTTGTGATCCTGCTGGTTCTCTTCTTCATAC GTTCAAAAACCAGaagaaataaagctgaaaaacagaaaaacaaagag CAGAAGGATCATAGTTATGCAGAGATACAAGAGCCCCCCCAGAAGACAGACCCAGGAGCTGCAATGAAAACGGTTTATGCCACTGCCAACTTTCCCACAAACCCCTCTGCCTTCATGGATTACTCCGAAATCACCTTTAAAAACATCTCTGAGGAAGTTAATAGTAACATATATTCCACCGTGAGAGACAACGACCAAAACTCCACATACGCCACAGTCCACGACTCCAAACCATCTCTTTAA
- the LOC137127142 gene encoding polymeric immunoglobulin receptor-like isoform X2, with translation MMKSFFLLLLSVMAGCDHEYKVKGCRGGWNEFTCVCPQKQRTCQKIDVVNHIQTITTTVKDEWENKGRIFLYHNTTAKYLKVLIKQLKPKDFGKYRCIFNRYYVSSEEVELEYERKNCQTPLPVIVTRTDKVTFTCDMSEYHRQNDRVKFFCKENDFFICEEILPTKLSQKSNRRFTVTDTNSGFSVSISDVSSEDAGVYWCGVKSDQGKYRSAFRQIQLQVLTPPTTSTPLITTSVASDQTTTGPAETHAGSQLAAVTATVVRVAALVVVNILILFYTCSKIRRNRREKQKSWDRGYAEVQDPPRRPSQELQ, from the exons ATgatgaaaagtttttttctgctccttctttcaGTGATGGCAg GTTGTGACCATGAATATAAAGTGAAGGGATGCAGAGGCGGATGGAATGAATTCACTTGTGTCTGTCCTCAAAAACAAAGAACCTGTCAAAAGATTGATGTAGTTAATCACATACAAACAATAACAACCACAGTTAAAGACGAGTGGGAAAACAAAGGCAGAATATTTCTGTACCATaacacaacagcaaaatatCTCAAGGTGTTGATCAAACAACTAAAACCTAAGGATTTTGGAAAATACAGGTGTATATTTAACAGATACTATGTGTCATCCGAGGAAGTGGAGCTGGAATACG AACGTAAAAACTGTCAGACTCCACTTCCTGTAATCGTGACCAGAACAGATAAAGTCACCTTCACATGTGATATGTCAGAATATCACAGACAAAATGACAGAGtcaagtttttctgcaaagAGAACGATTTCTTCATCTGTGAAGAAATTTTACCAACAAAATTATCTCAAAAGTCAAACAGGAGGTTCACTGTCACTGACACCAACAGTGGCTTCAGCGTCTCCATCAGTGATGTGTCCTCAGAGGACGCTGGTGTCTACTGGTGTGGAGTGAAATCAGATCAAGGAAAATATCGTTCAGCTTTTAGACAAATACAACTGCAGGTTCTGA CTCCTCCAACTACATCAACACCTTTGATTACGACTTCTGTTGCTTCAGACCAGACAACTACTGGACCTGCTGAGACTCACG CTGGATCTCAGTTGGCTGCAGTCACAGCTACAGTCGTCCGTGTAGCTGCTCTGGTGGTTGTGAACATACTGATTCTCTTCTACACAT gctcaaaaatcagaagaaatagaagagaaaaacagaaaagttgg gATCGTGGCTATGCAGAGGTACAGGACCCACCCAGAAGACCGTCTCAGGAACTGCAATGA
- the LOC137127140 gene encoding CMRF35-like molecule 8 isoform X2, translating to MMKSFFLLLLSVMAGCDNDVKGCRGGWVEFTCFYPEGQKTYRQIDVVNHTQTITTTVKNKLENQSRIFLYHNTTAKYLKVLIKQLQPEDFGEYRCIFNRDYMSSKKVELEYKFNNCQTPLTEIVTRTDKVTFTCDTSEYHRQNDKRQNKRDKFFCKQNDFFICEDILPTKSSPKSKGRFTVTDTDRGFSVSISDVSSEDAGVYWCGVKSRQGKYRSAFRQIQLQVLTPQTTSTPLIRTSVASDQTTTGPAENLAPPTTSTPLIRTSDQTTTGPAETHGDSQVGVTAAVVCAAVLAVVILLVLFFIRSKTRRNKAEKQKNKEKDHSYAEIQEPPQKTDPGAAMKTVYVPSAFMDYSEITFKNISEEVNGDIYSTVIDNDQHSTYATVHDSKPSL from the exons ATGatgaagagtttttttctgctccttctttcaGTGATGGCag GTTGTGACAATGACGTGAAAGGATGCAGAGGAGGATGGGTTGAATTTACCTGCTTCTATCCTGAAGGACAAAAAACTTATCGACAGATTGATGTAgttaatcacacacaaacaataacaaCCACAGTTAAAAACAAGTTGGAAAACCAAAGCAGAATATTTCTGTACCATaacacaacagcaaaatatCTCAAGGTGTTGATCAAACAACTTCAACCTGAGGATTTTGGAGAATACAGGTGTATATTTAACAGAGACTATATGTCATCCAAGAAAGTGGAGCTGGAATACA AGTTTAACAACTGTCAGACACCACTTACTGAAATCGTGACCAGAACAGATAAAGTCACCTTCACATGTGATACGTCAGAATAtcacagacaaaatgacaaaagacaaaacaaaagagacaagTTTTTCTGCAAACAGAACGATTTTTTCATCTGTGAAGACATTTTACCAACAAAATCATCTCCAAAGTCAAAGGGGAGGTTCACTGTGACTGACACCGACCGTGGCTTCAGCGTCTCCATCAGTGATGTGTCCTCAGAGGACGCTGGTGTCTACTGGTGTGGAGTAAAATCACGTCAAGGAAAATATCGTTCAGCTTTTAGACAAATACAACTGCAGGTTCTGA CTCCTCAAACTACATCAACACCTTTGATTAGAACTTCTGTTGCTTCAGACCAGACAACTACTGGACCTGCTGAGAATCTCG CTCCTCCAACTACATCAACACCGTTGATTAGAACTTCAGACCAGACAACTACTGGACCTGCTGAGACTCACG GTGATTCTCAGGTTGGGGTCACAGCTGCAGTCGTCTGTGCAGCTGTTCTGGCGGTTGTGATCCTGCTGGTTCTCTTCTTCATAC gctcaaaaaccagaagaaacaaagctgaaaaacagaaaaacaaagag AAGGATCATAGTTATGCAGAGATACAAGAGCCCCCCCAGAAGACAGACCCAGGAGCTGCAATGAAAACGGTTTATGTCCCCTCTGCCTTCATGGATTACTCCGAAATCACCTTTAAAAACATCTCTGAGGAAGTTAATGGTGACATATATTCCACCGTGATAGACAACGACCAACACTCCACATACGCCACAGTCCACGACTCCAAACCATCTCTTTAA
- the LOC137127142 gene encoding CMRF35-like molecule 6 isoform X1 encodes MMKSFFLLLLSVMAGCDHEYKVKGCRGGWNEFTCVCPQKQRTCQKIDVVNHIQTITTTVKDEWENKGRIFLYHNTTAKYLKVLIKQLKPKDFGKYRCIFNRYYVSSEEVELEYERKNCQTPLPVIVTRTDKVTFTCDMSEYHRQNDRVKFFCKENDFFICEEILPTKLSQKSNRRFTVTDTNSGFSVSISDVSSEDAGVYWCGVKSDQGKYRSAFRQIQLQVLTPPTTSTPLITTSVASDQTTTGPAETHAPPTTSTPSITTSVASDQTTTGETNAGSQLAAVTATVVRVAALVVVNILILFYTCSKIRRNRREKQKSWDRGYAEVQDPPRRPSQELQ; translated from the exons ATgatgaaaagtttttttctgctccttctttcaGTGATGGCAg GTTGTGACCATGAATATAAAGTGAAGGGATGCAGAGGCGGATGGAATGAATTCACTTGTGTCTGTCCTCAAAAACAAAGAACCTGTCAAAAGATTGATGTAGTTAATCACATACAAACAATAACAACCACAGTTAAAGACGAGTGGGAAAACAAAGGCAGAATATTTCTGTACCATaacacaacagcaaaatatCTCAAGGTGTTGATCAAACAACTAAAACCTAAGGATTTTGGAAAATACAGGTGTATATTTAACAGATACTATGTGTCATCCGAGGAAGTGGAGCTGGAATACG AACGTAAAAACTGTCAGACTCCACTTCCTGTAATCGTGACCAGAACAGATAAAGTCACCTTCACATGTGATATGTCAGAATATCACAGACAAAATGACAGAGtcaagtttttctgcaaagAGAACGATTTCTTCATCTGTGAAGAAATTTTACCAACAAAATTATCTCAAAAGTCAAACAGGAGGTTCACTGTCACTGACACCAACAGTGGCTTCAGCGTCTCCATCAGTGATGTGTCCTCAGAGGACGCTGGTGTCTACTGGTGTGGAGTGAAATCAGATCAAGGAAAATATCGTTCAGCTTTTAGACAAATACAACTGCAGGTTCTGA CTCCTCCAACTACATCAACACCTTTGATTACGACTTCTGTTGCTTCAGACCAGACAACTACTGGACCTGCTGAGACTCACG CTCCTCCAACTACATCAACACCGTCGATAACGACTTCTGTTGCTTCAGACCAGACAACTACTGGAGAGACTAACG CTGGATCTCAGTTGGCTGCAGTCACAGCTACAGTCGTCCGTGTAGCTGCTCTGGTGGTTGTGAACATACTGATTCTCTTCTACACAT gctcaaaaatcagaagaaatagaagagaaaaacagaaaagttgg gATCGTGGCTATGCAGAGGTACAGGACCCACCCAGAAGACCGTCTCAGGAACTGCAATGA
- the LOC137127139 gene encoding CMRF35-like molecule 8 isoform X1, with protein sequence MMKSFFLLLLSVMAGCDHEYEVNGCRGGWVEFICVYPEGQKTYKQIDVVHRIQTITTTVKDKWENKGRIFLYHNTTAKYLKVLIKQLQPEDFEEDYKCKFNGQSESFKEVELKYEFKNCQTPLPEIVTRTDKVTFTCDMSENLRQNDTVKFFCKENDFFICEDILPTNSSPKSNRRFTVTDTNSGFIISISDVSSEDAGVYWCGVKSDQGNDRSAFRQIQLQVLTPPTTSTPSITTSVASDQTTTGETNAPQTTSTPSITTSVASDQTTTGPAETHGDSQVGVTAAVVCAAVLAVVILLVLFFIRSKTRRNKAEKQKNKEQKDHSYAEIQEPPQKTDPGAAMKTVYATANFPTNPSAFMDYSEITFKNISEEVNSNIYSTVRDNDQNSTYATVHDSKPSL encoded by the exons ATGatgaagagtttttttctgctccttctttcaGTGATGGCag GTTGTGACCATGAATATGAAGTGAATGGATGCAGAGGAGGATGGGTTGAATTCATATGTGTCTATCCTGAAGGACAAAAAACTTATAAACAGATTGATGTAGTTCATCGCATACAAACAATAACAACCACAGTTAAAGACAAGTGGGAAAACAAAGGCAGAATATTTCTGTACCATaacacaacagcaaaatatCTCAAGGTGTTGATCAAACAACTTCAACCTGAGGATTTCGAAGAAGactacaaatgtaaatttaacgGACAATCTGAGTCATTCAAGGAAGTGGAACTAAAATACG AGTTTAAAAACTGTCAGACTCCACTTCCTGAAATCGTAACCAGAACAGATAAAGTCACCTTCACATGTGATATGTCAGAAAATCTCAGACAAAATGACACAGtcaagtttttctgcaaagAGAACGATTTCTTCATCTGTGAAGACATTTTACCAACAAATTCATCTCCAAAGTCAAACAGGAGGTTCACTGTCACTGACACCAACAGTGGTTTCATCATCTCCATCAGTGATGTGTCCTCAGAGGACGCTGGTGTCTACTGGTGTGGAGTGAAATCAGATCAAGGAAATGATCGTTCAGCTTTTAGACAAATACAACTGCAGGTTCTGA CTCCTCCAACTACATCAACACCGTCAATTACAACTTCTGTTGCTTCAGACCAGACAACTACTGGAGAGACTAACG ctcctcaaaCTACATCAACACCGTCGATTACGACTTCTGTTGCTTCAGACCAGACAACTACTGGACCTGCTGAGACTCATG GTGATTCTCAGGTTGGGGTCACAGCTGCAGTCGTCTGTGCAGCTGTTCTGGCGGTTGTGATCCTGCTGGTTCTCTTCTTCATAC GTTCAAAAACCAGaagaaataaagctgaaaaacagaaaaacaaagag CAGAAGGATCATAGTTATGCAGAGATACAAGAGCCCCCCCAGAAGACAGACCCAGGAGCTGCAATGAAAACGGTTTATGCCACTGCCAACTTTCCCACAAACCCCTCTGCCTTCATGGATTACTCCGAAATCACCTTTAAAAACATCTCTGAGGAAGTTAATAGTAACATATATTCCACCGTGAGAGACAACGACCAAAACTCCACATACGCCACAGTCCACGACTCCAAACCATCTCTTTAA
- the LOC137127140 gene encoding CMRF35-like molecule 8 isoform X3, translated as MMKSFFLLLLSVMAGCDNDVKGCRGGWVEFTCFYPEGQKTYRQIDVVNHTQTITTTVKNKLENQSRIFLYHNTTAKYLKVLIKQLQPEDFGEYRCIFNRDYMSSKKVELEYKFNNCQTPLTEIVTRTDKVTFTCDTSEYHRQNDKRQNKRDKFFCKQNDFFICEDILPTKSSPKSKGRFTVTDTDRGFSVSISDVSSEDAGVYWCGVKSRQGKYRSAFRQIQLQVLTPQTTSTPLIRTSVASDQTTTGPAENLGDSQVGVTAAVVCAAVLAVVILLVLFFIRSKTRRNKAEKQKNKEQKDHSYAEIQEPPQKTDPGAAMKTVYVPSAFMDYSEITFKNISEEVNGDIYSTVIDNDQHSTYATVHDSKPSL; from the exons ATGatgaagagtttttttctgctccttctttcaGTGATGGCag GTTGTGACAATGACGTGAAAGGATGCAGAGGAGGATGGGTTGAATTTACCTGCTTCTATCCTGAAGGACAAAAAACTTATCGACAGATTGATGTAgttaatcacacacaaacaataacaaCCACAGTTAAAAACAAGTTGGAAAACCAAAGCAGAATATTTCTGTACCATaacacaacagcaaaatatCTCAAGGTGTTGATCAAACAACTTCAACCTGAGGATTTTGGAGAATACAGGTGTATATTTAACAGAGACTATATGTCATCCAAGAAAGTGGAGCTGGAATACA AGTTTAACAACTGTCAGACACCACTTACTGAAATCGTGACCAGAACAGATAAAGTCACCTTCACATGTGATACGTCAGAATAtcacagacaaaatgacaaaagacaaaacaaaagagacaagTTTTTCTGCAAACAGAACGATTTTTTCATCTGTGAAGACATTTTACCAACAAAATCATCTCCAAAGTCAAAGGGGAGGTTCACTGTGACTGACACCGACCGTGGCTTCAGCGTCTCCATCAGTGATGTGTCCTCAGAGGACGCTGGTGTCTACTGGTGTGGAGTAAAATCACGTCAAGGAAAATATCGTTCAGCTTTTAGACAAATACAACTGCAGGTTCTGA CTCCTCAAACTACATCAACACCTTTGATTAGAACTTCTGTTGCTTCAGACCAGACAACTACTGGACCTGCTGAGAATCTCG GTGATTCTCAGGTTGGGGTCACAGCTGCAGTCGTCTGTGCAGCTGTTCTGGCGGTTGTGATCCTGCTGGTTCTCTTCTTCATAC gctcaaaaaccagaagaaacaaagctgaaaaacagaaaaacaaagag CAGAAGGATCATAGTTATGCAGAGATACAAGAGCCCCCCCAGAAGACAGACCCAGGAGCTGCAATGAAAACGGTTTATGTCCCCTCTGCCTTCATGGATTACTCCGAAATCACCTTTAAAAACATCTCTGAGGAAGTTAATGGTGACATATATTCCACCGTGATAGACAACGACCAACACTCCACATACGCCACAGTCCACGACTCCAAACCATCTCTTTAA
- the LOC137127140 gene encoding CMRF35-like molecule 8 isoform X1 → MMKSFFLLLLSVMAGCDNDVKGCRGGWVEFTCFYPEGQKTYRQIDVVNHTQTITTTVKNKLENQSRIFLYHNTTAKYLKVLIKQLQPEDFGEYRCIFNRDYMSSKKVELEYKFNNCQTPLTEIVTRTDKVTFTCDTSEYHRQNDKRQNKRDKFFCKQNDFFICEDILPTKSSPKSKGRFTVTDTDRGFSVSISDVSSEDAGVYWCGVKSRQGKYRSAFRQIQLQVLTPQTTSTPLIRTSVASDQTTTGPAENLAPPTTSTPLIRTSDQTTTGPAETHGDSQVGVTAAVVCAAVLAVVILLVLFFIRSKTRRNKAEKQKNKEQKDHSYAEIQEPPQKTDPGAAMKTVYVPSAFMDYSEITFKNISEEVNGDIYSTVIDNDQHSTYATVHDSKPSL, encoded by the exons ATGatgaagagtttttttctgctccttctttcaGTGATGGCag GTTGTGACAATGACGTGAAAGGATGCAGAGGAGGATGGGTTGAATTTACCTGCTTCTATCCTGAAGGACAAAAAACTTATCGACAGATTGATGTAgttaatcacacacaaacaataacaaCCACAGTTAAAAACAAGTTGGAAAACCAAAGCAGAATATTTCTGTACCATaacacaacagcaaaatatCTCAAGGTGTTGATCAAACAACTTCAACCTGAGGATTTTGGAGAATACAGGTGTATATTTAACAGAGACTATATGTCATCCAAGAAAGTGGAGCTGGAATACA AGTTTAACAACTGTCAGACACCACTTACTGAAATCGTGACCAGAACAGATAAAGTCACCTTCACATGTGATACGTCAGAATAtcacagacaaaatgacaaaagacaaaacaaaagagacaagTTTTTCTGCAAACAGAACGATTTTTTCATCTGTGAAGACATTTTACCAACAAAATCATCTCCAAAGTCAAAGGGGAGGTTCACTGTGACTGACACCGACCGTGGCTTCAGCGTCTCCATCAGTGATGTGTCCTCAGAGGACGCTGGTGTCTACTGGTGTGGAGTAAAATCACGTCAAGGAAAATATCGTTCAGCTTTTAGACAAATACAACTGCAGGTTCTGA CTCCTCAAACTACATCAACACCTTTGATTAGAACTTCTGTTGCTTCAGACCAGACAACTACTGGACCTGCTGAGAATCTCG CTCCTCCAACTACATCAACACCGTTGATTAGAACTTCAGACCAGACAACTACTGGACCTGCTGAGACTCACG GTGATTCTCAGGTTGGGGTCACAGCTGCAGTCGTCTGTGCAGCTGTTCTGGCGGTTGTGATCCTGCTGGTTCTCTTCTTCATAC gctcaaaaaccagaagaaacaaagctgaaaaacagaaaaacaaagag CAGAAGGATCATAGTTATGCAGAGATACAAGAGCCCCCCCAGAAGACAGACCCAGGAGCTGCAATGAAAACGGTTTATGTCCCCTCTGCCTTCATGGATTACTCCGAAATCACCTTTAAAAACATCTCTGAGGAAGTTAATGGTGACATATATTCCACCGTGATAGACAACGACCAACACTCCACATACGCCACAGTCCACGACTCCAAACCATCTCTTTAA
- the LOC137127139 gene encoding CMRF35-like molecule 8 isoform X2 → MMKSFFLLLLSVMAGCDHEYEVNGCRGGWVEFICVYPEGQKTYKQIDVVHRIQTITTTVKDKWENKGRIFLYHNTTAKYLKVLIKQLQPEDFEEDYKCKFNGQSESFKEVELKYEFKNCQTPLPEIVTRTDKVTFTCDMSENLRQNDTVKFFCKENDFFICEDILPTNSSPKSNRRFTVTDTNSGFIISISDVSSEDAGVYWCGVKSDQGNDRSAFRQIQLQVLTPPTTSTPSITTSVASDQTTTGETNAPQTTSTPSITTSVASDQTTTGPAETHGDSQVGVTAAVVCAAVLAVVILLVLFFIRSKTRRNKAEKQKNKEKDHSYAEIQEPPQKTDPGAAMKTVYATANFPTNPSAFMDYSEITFKNISEEVNSNIYSTVRDNDQNSTYATVHDSKPSL, encoded by the exons ATGatgaagagtttttttctgctccttctttcaGTGATGGCag GTTGTGACCATGAATATGAAGTGAATGGATGCAGAGGAGGATGGGTTGAATTCATATGTGTCTATCCTGAAGGACAAAAAACTTATAAACAGATTGATGTAGTTCATCGCATACAAACAATAACAACCACAGTTAAAGACAAGTGGGAAAACAAAGGCAGAATATTTCTGTACCATaacacaacagcaaaatatCTCAAGGTGTTGATCAAACAACTTCAACCTGAGGATTTCGAAGAAGactacaaatgtaaatttaacgGACAATCTGAGTCATTCAAGGAAGTGGAACTAAAATACG AGTTTAAAAACTGTCAGACTCCACTTCCTGAAATCGTAACCAGAACAGATAAAGTCACCTTCACATGTGATATGTCAGAAAATCTCAGACAAAATGACACAGtcaagtttttctgcaaagAGAACGATTTCTTCATCTGTGAAGACATTTTACCAACAAATTCATCTCCAAAGTCAAACAGGAGGTTCACTGTCACTGACACCAACAGTGGTTTCATCATCTCCATCAGTGATGTGTCCTCAGAGGACGCTGGTGTCTACTGGTGTGGAGTGAAATCAGATCAAGGAAATGATCGTTCAGCTTTTAGACAAATACAACTGCAGGTTCTGA CTCCTCCAACTACATCAACACCGTCAATTACAACTTCTGTTGCTTCAGACCAGACAACTACTGGAGAGACTAACG ctcctcaaaCTACATCAACACCGTCGATTACGACTTCTGTTGCTTCAGACCAGACAACTACTGGACCTGCTGAGACTCATG GTGATTCTCAGGTTGGGGTCACAGCTGCAGTCGTCTGTGCAGCTGTTCTGGCGGTTGTGATCCTGCTGGTTCTCTTCTTCATAC GTTCAAAAACCAGaagaaataaagctgaaaaacagaaaaacaaagag AAGGATCATAGTTATGCAGAGATACAAGAGCCCCCCCAGAAGACAGACCCAGGAGCTGCAATGAAAACGGTTTATGCCACTGCCAACTTTCCCACAAACCCCTCTGCCTTCATGGATTACTCCGAAATCACCTTTAAAAACATCTCTGAGGAAGTTAATAGTAACATATATTCCACCGTGAGAGACAACGACCAAAACTCCACATACGCCACAGTCCACGACTCCAAACCATCTCTTTAA